The proteins below are encoded in one region of Helianthus annuus cultivar XRQ/B chromosome 2, HanXRQr2.0-SUNRISE, whole genome shotgun sequence:
- the LOC110927778 gene encoding extensin-like, translated as MGYNPLGPEDHFPKAQDMEMDDDPDPAEPPSGTPTHPIEISDGSSFHGSPYRGPDSYEARFAQYDWVFTPSYHSAPQQQQQQDPSEDSRFVAVTPLPPSPVQQPPPEPPRRRRSNAQIPADGGPSNPVSEVDSAPVSPPPMGYDNPIPSYAGTAAYNPFGQPAHTNYNYAEVDPYLVVANYNGLNPEGPYGAPWGIGYPAYRYQHPPPPQPPHQQPPQPPLIPPEQQQEILQRLSQVEREVQEERRNNRGFLKGLASFIKGKKKRDF; from the exons ATGGGTTATAACCCATTGGGCCCTGAAGACCATTTCCCTAAAGCTCAGGACATGGAAATGGATGATGACCCGGATCCCGCCGAACCACCATCTGGGACACCTACTCACCCCATCGAGATTTCGGATGGGTCgtcttttcatggatcaccttatcgTGGTCCAGACAGCTACGAGGCAAGATTTGCCCAATACGACTGGGTGTTTACTCCCTCCTACCACTCAgcgcctcagcagcagcaacagcaggatCCCTCAGAGGATTCGCGTTTTGTAGCGGTCACTCCACTGCCACCGTCGCCAgttcagcagccgcctccggagccaccgaggcggaggagaTCAAACGCAcagat acccgcagatggggggCCTTCAAACCCCGTATCTGAGGTGGACTCTGCGCCAGTCTCGCCACCACCAatgggttatgataacccgattcCTTCATACGCCGGTACAGCGGCGTATAACCCATTTGGGCAGCCAGCCCACACTAACTACAACTACGCCGAAGTTGACCCTTACCTTGTAGTGGCAAACTACAATGGTCTTAATCCCGAGGGGCCCTATGGAGCTCCTTGGGGGATTGGATACCCAGCCTATAGGTACCAacacccgccacctcctcaacctccacATCAGCAGCCGCCACAGCCGCCATTGATACCGCCAGAGCAACAGCAGGAGATTCTCCAAAGGTTGAGCCAGGTGGAACGGGAGGTCCAAGAAGAGCGTAGGAAcaaccgaggatttctcaaaggtcTGGCGAGTTTCATCAAGGGAAAGAAGAAAAGGGATTTTTGA